One Glycine max cultivar Williams 82 chromosome 4, Glycine_max_v4.0, whole genome shotgun sequence DNA segment encodes these proteins:
- the LOC100788636 gene encoding uncharacterized protein, producing the protein MLGMNIDGYVVNDVGDDFADTYFRLQWTRYALINALFRHAKGQAKAKPHSYTVHLPTLLWAPEESSPVCPPSVLTNLTREMRKIVQMKFSFLNWFFFAINMGAILGITPLVYIQDAAGFGWGFGIHAAAAICSIVILLAGLRYYRFKMPMGSPFTRFLQVMVASTMNHLNRVHLENDQTRLYEVETTRKLPHTPQYRFFDTAAVMTNAEDEQSMAHMYGDASRRVQILHSSPSCVGFHHCSLRVLRSALNLLPKPSQHHGQNTRYPLQNPRRFCPRVQRHHTHPRTHLREIHCPLPPQHHRPPPRRHVVAANGRRFIRLDLRHGLGSVGGKEKTGPQVIKDECVLVAPSVFPNGCC; encoded by the exons ATGTTGGGGATGAACATTGATGGTTATGTGGTGAATGACGTAGGGGATGATTTTGCTGACACGTACTTTCGGCTTCAATGGACACGCTACGCCCTCATAAATGCACTGTTCCGCCATGCAAAGGGGCAAGCCAAGGCCAAACCGCATTCCTATACGGTGCACTTACCCACATTGCTTTGGGCACCGGAGGAATCAAGCCCTGTGTGTCCTCCTTCGGTGCTGACCAATTTGACGAGGGAGATGAGAAAGATAGTGCAGATGAAGTTCTCTTTCTTAAACTGGTTCTTCTTCGCCATCAACATGGGTGCCATCCTTGGAATCACACCATTGGTTTACATACAAGACGCCGCTGGGTTTGGTTGGGGTTTTGGAATACACGCAGCCGCCGCCATTTGTTCCATCGTTATCCTACTTGCTGGTCTCCGATATTACCGTTTCAAAATGCCAATGGGAAGCCCTTTCACTAGGTTTCTTCAGGTTATGGTAGCCTCCACGATGAATCATCTAAATAGGGTTCATTTAGAAAATGACCAAACTCGTCTCTACGAGGTCGAAACCACTCGCAAGCTTCCTCACACCCCACAATACAG GTTTTTTGACACAGCAGCAGTTATGACAAACGCAGAAGACGAGCAATCGATGGCGCATATGTACGGTGACGCAAGTAGAAGAGTTCAAATCCTTCATTCGAGTCCTTCCTGTGTGGGCTTCCACCATTGCTCTCTCCGTGTCCTACGCTCAGCTCTCAACCTTCTTCCTAAGCCAAGCCAACATCATGGACAGAACACTCGGTACCCACTTCAAAATCCCCGCAGGTTCTGTCCCCGTGTTCAGCGCCATCACACTCATCCTCGTACCCATCTACGAGAAATTCATTGTCCCCTCCCTCCGCAACATCATCGGCCACCACCGAGGCGTCACGTCGTTGCAGCGAATGGGCGTAGGTTTATTCGTCTTGATCTTCGCCATGGCCTCGGCAGCGTTGGTGGAAAGGAAAAGACGGGACCACAAGTCATTAAAGATGAGTGTGTTCTGGTTGCTCCCTCAGTTTTTCCTAATGGGTGCTGCTGA
- the LOC100790057 gene encoding dehydration-responsive element-binding protein 2D: protein MLKSGIGIEERKQLKKPAQASSRKGCMRGKGGPENASCTYKGVRQRTWGKWVAEIREPNRGARLWLGTFETSHEAALAYDAAARKLYGSDAKLNLPELSIKSQSQCPPPSPPPPSSVTNNTQMENLQQIQNNYIDMATCSNFNNINNPEVSMASQQVGVGPIYTSDSIVSLPLDTNPKPVENEVEFRPSWATMNEGLPVFDDSIWAEAAMSLDFPHIAAETAIYASGNNLADVGVWDSLQTPWCM, encoded by the coding sequence ATGCTGAAATCGGGCATTGGAATTGAGGAGAGGAAGCAATTGAAGAAGCCAGCACAAGCCAGCTCGAGAAAGGGTTGCATGAGAGGAAAAGGAGGTCCTGAGAATGCTAGTTGCACCTACAAAGGTGTGAGACAGAGAACATGGGGGAAATGGGTTGCTGAAATCCGTGAACCCAATCGAGGTGCTCGGCTCTGGCTCGGGACTTTTGAGACCTCTCATGAAGCTGCTTTGGCTTATGATGCTGCTGCACGTAAGCTTTATGGCTCTGATGCCAAACTCAATTTACCAGAACTCTCTATCAAATCTCAATCTCAGTGtccaccaccatcaccaccaccaccttcttCTGTTACCAACAACACTCAAATGGAAAACCTGCAGCAGattcaaaacaattacataGACATGGCTACGTGTTCTAAtttcaacaacatcaataatcCAGAAGTTTCCATGGCCTCTCAGCAGGTTGGAGTTGGACCAATTTACACCAGTGACTCCATCGTGTCTCTTCCCTTGGACACCAATCCCAAGCCTGTGGAGAATGAGGTCGAGTTTCGTCCATCGTGGGCGACAATGAACGAGGGTTTGCCGGTTTTCGATGATTCCATTTGGGCTGAAGCTGCTATGTCTCTAGATTTTCCTCACATTGCAGCAGAGACTGCGATTTACGCGTCGGGGAACAACTTGGCTGATGTTGGTGTTTGGGACTCTCTGCAAACCCCATGGTGCATGTAA
- the LOC100801338 gene encoding uncharacterized protein LOC100801338: MDLDPRQYENLAVNDNDIHNIVLSYLIHNCYKESVESFIACTGAKQPTDYLEDMDKRKRIFHFALEGNALKAIELTEQLAKDILENNKDLQFDLLSLHFVELVCSRKCTEALEFAQTKLGPFGKEPKYMEKLEDFMALLAYKEPEKSPMFHLLSLEYRQQVADSLNRAILAHLNLPSYTAMERLIQQATVVRQCLSQEAGKDGPPFSLKDFLKS; the protein is encoded by the exons ATGGACCTGGATCCTCGCCAATACGAAAACCTT GCTGTAAATGATAATGACATCCACAACATTGTTCTGTCATATCTTATACATAATTGCTACAAAGAATCGGTAGAATCATTCATTGCTTGCACGGGAGCAAAGCAGCCGACAGATTATTTGGAGGAcatggataaaaggaaaa GAATTTTTCACTTTGCACTAGAGGGAAATGCACTCAAGGCTATTGAGCTTACTGAACAGCTGGCAAAGGATATTCTAGAGAACAATAAGGATTTGCAGTTTGATCTACTAAGCCTTCATTTTGTTGAGCTTGTCTGCTCAAGGAAATG CACAGAAGCTTTGGAGTTTGCTCAGACCAAATTGGGCCCTTTCGGAAAGGAGCCCAAATATATGGAAAAGCTTGAA GACTTTATGGCCCTTCTTGCTTATAAGGAGCCAGAGAAATCCCCAATGTTTCATCTCCTTAGCTTAGAGTATCGGCAACAGGTTGCAGATAGTTTGAATCGAGCCATTCTTG CACACTTGAATCTTCCCAGTTACACAGCAATGGAGAGGCTAATACAGCAGGCTACAGTTGTAAGACAATGCTTAAGTCAAGAAGCTGGCAAG GATGGGCCACCATTTTCCTTAAAGGATTTTCTCAAAAGTTGA
- the LOC100805596 gene encoding low-temperature-induced cysteine proteinase produces MTRLYSLSLLQFLSLILLFTLFFLSASDTSELFEKWCKEHSKTYSSEEEKLYRLKVFEDNYAFVAQHNQNANNNNNNSSYTLSLNAFADLTHHEFKTTRLGLPLTLLRFKRPQNQQSRDLLHIPSQIDWRQSGAVTPVKDQASCGACWAFSATGAIEGINKIVTGSLVSLSEQELIDCDTSYNSGCGGGLMDFAYQFVIDNKGIDTEDDYPYQARQRSCSKDKLKRRAVTIEDYVDVPPSEEEILKAVASQPVSVGICGSEREFQLYSKGIFTGPCSTFLDHAVLIVGYGSENGVDYWIVKNSWGKYWGMNGYIHMIRNSGNSKGICGINTLASYPVKTKPNPPIPPPPGPVRCNLFTHCSEGETCCCAKSFLGICFSWKCCGLTSAVCCKDKRHCCPQDYPICDTRRGQCLKRTANGTTTITSENQDFSHKSRGWKSQ; encoded by the exons ATGACTCGTTTATATTCCCTTTCTCTTTTACAATTCCTGTCTCTGATTCTCCTTTTCACACTTTTCTTCTTGTCTGCCTCTGACACCTCCGAACTGTTCGAAAAGTGGTGTAAGGAACACAGCAAAACATACTCTTCCGAGGAAGAAAAACTGTACAGGCTCAAAGTGTTCGAGGACAACTATGCCTTTGTCGCCCAACACAACCAAAACgccaataataacaataataattcaaGCTACACTCTTTCCCTCAACGCTTTCGCCGATCTCACCCACCATGAATTCAAAACCACTCGTCTCGGTCTTCCCCTTACCTTGCTTCGATTCAAACGTCCCCAGAATCAACAATCCCGTGACCTTCTGCACATTCCTTCTCAGATCGATTGGAGACAGAGCGGCGCAGTTACACCCGTCAAAGACCAAGCAAGCTGTG GTGCATGTTGGGCGTTCTCAGCTACTGGTGCTATTGAAGGCATAAATAAGATTGTCACAGGGTCTCTTGTAAGCCTTTCTGAACAAGAGCTGATAGATTGTGATACATCCTACAACAGTGGTTGTGGAGGTGGACTCATGGATTTTGCATACCAATTTGTCATCGACAACAAAGGGATTGACACTGAGGATGATTATCCGTATCAAGCTCGGCAACGGTCCTGCAGTAAGGACAAG TTAAAAAGGCGTGCTGTTACAATTGAGGATTATGTTGACGTGCCTCCGAGTGAGGAAGAGATACTAAAGGCCGTTGCATCACAACCTGTAAGCGTAGGCATATGTGGTAGTGAAAGAGAATTCCAGTTGTACTCAAAG GGTATCTTCACTGGGCCATGTTCAACTTTTTTGGATCACGCAGTATTGATAGTAGGATATGGTTCAGAAAATGGAGTTGATTATTGGATTGTAAAGAATTCATGGGGAAAATATTGGGGAATGAATGGCTACATACACATGATACGAAATAGTGGCAATTCCAAAGGAATATGCGGAATTAACACATTAGCTTCATATCCTGTCAAGACCAAGCCTAATCCTCCTATCCCTCCTCCCCCAGGTCCTGTAAGATGTAATTTGTTTACTCACTGTTCAGAAGGAGAAACATGTTGCTGTGCCAAGAGCTTTCTTGGAATATGCTTTTCTTGGAAATGCTGTGGGTTAACTTCTGCCGTGTGCTGCAAAGACAAGCGCCACTGTTGCCCCCAAGATTATCCGATTTGTGATACAAGAAGAGGTCAATGTTTAAAG AGAACTGCAAATGGGACGACAACAATCACTTCTGAGAACCAAGATTTTTCCCACAAGTCAAGAGGTTGGAAATCTCAGTGA
- the LOC100807718 gene encoding lon protease 2, translating into MAFTQLIPSPSSSSLNPITLSLNPKSPTSPPQQHFNLDILRHRRRRPNSTLRCSASSFSEKHHTNSSNSDDVVELPLFPLPLVLFPGAILPLQIFEFRYRIMMHTLLHTDLRFGIIYTDAVSGTAEVGCVGEVIKHERLVDDRFFLICKGQERFRVNGVVRTKPYLVAQVTWLEDRPSPSTDLDLDGLATEVETYMKDVIRLSNRLGGKPEKEVGDLRRNLFPTPFSFFVGSTFEGAPREQQALLELEDTAARLKREKETLKNTLNYLTAASAVKDVFPSSSNSS; encoded by the coding sequence ATGGCTTTCACACAGCTTATCCCTtcaccttcttcttcctccttaaACCCTATCACACTCtccctaaaccctaaatccCCAACCTCTCCGCCGCAGCAGCATTTCAATCTCGATATTCTCCGGCACCGGCGCCGGAGGCCTAATTCCACTCTTCGGTGCTCCGCCTCCTCGTTCTCGGAGAAGCACCACACGAACTCCTCGAACTCCGACGACGTGGTGGAGCTCCCCCTGTTCCCTCTCCCTCTGGTCCTCTTCCCTGGCGCCATCCTCCCCTTGCAGATCTTCGAGTTCCGCTACCGCATCATGATGCACACGCTCCTCCACACCGACCTACGCTTCGGCATCATCTACACCGACGCCGTCTCTGGAACCGCCGAGGTCGGCTGCGTCGGCGAAGTCATCAAGCACGAGCGCCTCGTCGACGACCGGTTCTTCCTCATCTGCAAGGGGCAAGAGCGGTTCCGCGTGAATGGTGTTGTCCGCACCAAACCCTACCTCGTCGCGCAGGTGACGTGGCTCGAGGACCGCCCTTCTCCCTCCACCGACCTCGATCTCGACGGTCTCGCCACCGAAGTGGAGACCTATATGAAAGACGTTATCCGGTTATCGAACCGGTTGGGAGGGAAACCGGAGAAGGAGGTTGGGGATTTGAGACGAAACCTCTTTCCCACGCCGTTTTCGTTTTTCGTTGGGAGCACCTTTGAGGGCGCGCCTAGGGAGCAACAAGCGCTGCTTGAATTGGAGGACACTGCGGCCAGAttgaagagggagaaggaaacgTTGAAGAACACGCTTAATTACCTCACTGCTGCTTCTGCTGTTAAAGACGTTTTTCCCTCTTCTTCCAATTCTTCTTGA